A stretch of Aerococcus urinaehominis DNA encodes these proteins:
- a CDS encoding pyridoxamine 5'-phosphate oxidase family protein — MKVADIMKILQDDIGVAVIATADESGQPHGRFINIGVANDQGVLFMTSPETNFYQQLMANPKIAITGLNKDDYLIQTIRIEGQVKAIGRDRLKEVIGDNPYIDYVYPEEDAIASVQVFHMYEGQGFYHSLTQGHKYHFDFKASE, encoded by the coding sequence ATGAAAGTTGCAGATATCATGAAAATCCTTCAGGATGATATAGGGGTGGCAGTAATTGCCACAGCAGATGAAAGTGGCCAACCCCATGGTCGTTTTATCAATATCGGTGTCGCTAATGACCAAGGGGTTCTATTTATGACTAGCCCTGAGACTAATTTTTATCAACAATTAATGGCCAATCCCAAAATTGCCATTACTGGTTTAAATAAGGACGATTATTTAATCCAAACCATTCGTATCGAAGGCCAGGTTAAAGCGATTGGTCGGGACCGCCTAAAAGAAGTGATTGGTGATAATCCATATATTGATTATGTTTATCCAGAAGAAGACGCGATTGCTAGTGTGCAAGTTTTCCATATGTATGAGGGGCAAGGCTTTTATCATAGCCTAACCCAAGGCCACAAGTATCATTTTGATTTTAAAGCAAGCGAATAG
- a CDS encoding M20 family metallopeptidase, giving the protein MTNEQALTLLQDMLQVDSRGQNEAQVIDIIQPLLEDYDFTCQRVNYGPGRDQLLAVYDSGQAGPIFGIEGHTDVVPVGDEDWQFPPFAGQVHDGKIYGRGACDMKGGLAAAIAAVIRLRQSGYPKQGKIQFIITADEETGLKGAGQLVKAGLVPEIDVLVCAEPTNMQLAIAHKGVNSLSIESIGVSAHSARAHQGINANHKLLDYLEAARKAYHPEDYHDEQLGPSSMQINVLSGGKQINVVPDFAEAIIDMRTVPSQDHDVMLKIFTDLADQIMAADDQANIKVKRLLDLYPLATPADHIFVQAFKEVVDQVRNQDSELTAMDGSTDCAEFMKVLDKTAVVIFGPGDSAHQTDEFISLTDYYQCIEIFEQVYLNWIQKLTN; this is encoded by the coding sequence ATGACGAATGAACAAGCGCTAACACTACTTCAAGATATGCTGCAAGTAGATAGCCGGGGCCAAAATGAAGCCCAAGTAATTGATATTATCCAGCCCCTCCTTGAGGACTATGATTTTACTTGCCAGCGCGTTAACTATGGTCCTGGTCGTGACCAACTATTAGCAGTCTATGACTCTGGCCAAGCCGGGCCAATATTCGGCATTGAAGGCCATACTGATGTCGTGCCAGTCGGTGACGAGGATTGGCAATTTCCTCCTTTTGCGGGCCAGGTCCATGACGGCAAAATCTATGGCCGCGGTGCCTGTGATATGAAGGGCGGTCTAGCAGCAGCTATCGCGGCAGTCATTCGCCTGCGCCAGTCAGGCTATCCTAAGCAAGGAAAAATTCAATTTATTATTACAGCAGACGAAGAAACAGGCTTAAAAGGTGCTGGCCAATTAGTTAAAGCGGGGCTGGTCCCTGAAATCGATGTCCTGGTCTGTGCCGAACCTACCAATATGCAGCTTGCTATTGCCCACAAGGGCGTTAATAGCCTGTCAATAGAGAGCATTGGTGTTTCAGCCCACTCAGCCAGAGCCCATCAAGGAATCAATGCCAACCATAAACTCCTAGACTACCTAGAGGCAGCTCGGAAGGCCTATCACCCTGAAGACTACCATGATGAACAATTAGGGCCATCCTCCATGCAAATTAATGTCCTTAGCGGTGGTAAGCAAATCAATGTAGTGCCTGACTTTGCCGAAGCCATTATTGATATGCGGACCGTTCCGAGTCAGGACCATGATGTCATGCTCAAAATATTTACTGACCTAGCTGATCAAATCATGGCAGCGGATGATCAGGCCAATATTAAGGTGAAGCGTCTACTCGATCTTTACCCCCTCGCCACCCCTGCTGACCATATCTTTGTTCAAGCCTTTAAAGAAGTTGTCGACCAGGTAAGAAACCAAGATAGTGAACTAACTGCTATGGATGGGTCGACTGACTGTGCTGAATTTATGAAGGTCTTAGATAAGACAGCCGTTGTTATCTTTGGCCCTGGTGATTCGGCCCACCAAACAGATGAATTTATCAGTTTAACTGATTACTACCAGTGTATCGAAATTTTTGAACAAGTTTACTTAAACTGGATACAAAAACTTACTAACTAA
- a CDS encoding ArgE/DapE family deacylase produces the protein MTFTKEEKVEHLQNIIKIKSENDHEEEVAKYIQALLAEHGIDSELVEYKPGRSSLVADVKGQKDGQGKMLVVSGHLDVVAAGDESEWTYPPFAAEIHDGKLYGRGASDMKAGVMALVLSAIELKEAGAPFSGTLRLALTVGEEIGMYGSKQLVEEGYADGASGFLIAEPSSTDLVINAHKGSIQYEIISKGKAAHSSMPELGVDALQLMVDYINATNKDFDAAFNAAGAENEQLGRTINVNTVINGGTQINSVASKIVLKANARTVQEAGNDLVVKIIEDNIAKLNAEGRGELELNMLQNNPSAESQPDNDLIKEIIAANDKEVKVEVIMGATDASNFGRIDGDYDLAIYGPGELGISHQVDEHVEVDEYLLAIDLYNKIIPNYLS, from the coding sequence ATGACTTTTACTAAAGAAGAAAAAGTAGAACATTTACAGAATATTATTAAAATTAAAAGTGAAAATGACCACGAAGAAGAAGTAGCCAAGTATATCCAAGCCTTATTAGCTGAGCATGGTATTGATAGTGAGCTTGTCGAATATAAGCCAGGCCGGTCATCTTTAGTGGCTGATGTCAAAGGCCAAAAAGATGGTCAAGGAAAAATGCTAGTTGTGTCTGGCCACTTAGACGTGGTAGCAGCAGGTGATGAATCTGAGTGGACCTATCCACCATTCGCAGCCGAAATCCATGATGGTAAATTATACGGCCGGGGTGCTTCTGATATGAAGGCTGGCGTTATGGCCTTAGTGTTGTCAGCCATTGAATTAAAAGAGGCTGGTGCCCCGTTCTCTGGTACCCTACGCCTAGCCTTAACGGTTGGTGAAGAGATTGGCATGTATGGCTCTAAACAGCTAGTGGAAGAAGGCTATGCTGATGGGGCCAGTGGCTTTTTGATTGCTGAACCTTCCTCAACAGATTTAGTTATTAATGCCCATAAGGGGTCTATCCAGTATGAAATCATTTCTAAGGGTAAGGCTGCCCACTCTTCGATGCCAGAATTAGGAGTGGATGCCTTGCAGTTGATGGTTGATTATATTAATGCAACTAATAAAGATTTTGATGCAGCCTTTAACGCGGCAGGTGCTGAAAATGAGCAGTTAGGTCGGACCATTAATGTGAACACTGTGATTAACGGTGGTACGCAAATTAACTCAGTAGCTAGCAAGATTGTTTTAAAAGCTAACGCCCGGACTGTTCAAGAGGCAGGCAATGATTTAGTGGTTAAAATTATTGAAGATAATATTGCTAAATTAAATGCAGAGGGTCGTGGCGAATTAGAACTGAATATGCTGCAAAATAATCCATCTGCAGAATCCCAACCAGATAATGACTTGATTAAAGAAATTATTGCAGCCAATGATAAAGAAGTTAAAGTTGAAGTAATTATGGGTGCCACTGATGCTTCTAACTTTGGCCGTATTGATGGTGATTATGACTTGGCAATTTATGGACCTGGTGAGCTAGGAATTTCTCACCAAGTTGATGAGCATGTCGAGGTAGATGAATATTTATTAGCCATCGATCTGTATAATAAAATCATCCCTAATTACCTATCTTAG
- a CDS encoding methylated-DNA--[protein]-cysteine S-methyltransferase — protein sequence MYKTKITSPLGDLWAFSSGYQLQGLYLNDQKNYPFARYNQSIQEDSLPIFKQTRAGLDRYWLGDTSALDQIAYHLPVATPFQKLVWQEIASIPHGQWRSYGQLAKQIASKRGLASMSSQAVGQAVAKNPLLVIIPCHRILGKDGQLTGYAGGLAAKRYLLKLEGINWHN from the coding sequence ATGTACAAAACTAAAATAACTAGCCCACTTGGTGACCTCTGGGCCTTTTCTAGTGGCTACCAGCTTCAAGGGCTCTACCTCAATGACCAGAAAAATTATCCCTTCGCCCGGTATAACCAGAGTATTCAGGAAGATAGTTTACCCATATTTAAGCAAACCCGAGCTGGTCTAGACCGCTATTGGTTAGGAGATACAAGTGCCTTAGACCAAATCGCCTATCATTTGCCAGTTGCTACGCCTTTTCAAAAACTAGTCTGGCAGGAAATTGCCAGTATCCCTCACGGTCAATGGCGCTCCTATGGTCAACTAGCCAAGCAAATTGCTAGCAAAAGAGGCCTTGCTAGTATGTCCAGCCAAGCGGTCGGTCAGGCTGTGGCTAAAAATCCCCTGCTGGTTATCATCCCTTGCCATCGTATTCTCGGCAAGGATGGTCAGTTAACCGGCTATGCTGGTGGCTTAGCCGCCAAGCGTTATTTACTAAAACTAGAAGGCATCAACTGGCATAATTAA
- the gloB gene encoding hydroxyacylglutathione hydrolase, translated as MQIIPVKALADNYIWLIEQAKKVVIVDPGEGQPVLDFLADHPDFKPVAILLTHKHSDHVDGVEMLKANYPGLVVYGPGETSHLNNHTLAEGDHFELADLDFQVYLTAGHTEGHISYLHGDHLFCGDALFLAGCGRVFTGDYQSAYEGIQKLKKLPDKVKVYAGHEYSLTNLKFAKDVEPDNMAVAGKRAELEQKLSQDKPSLPSTIGEEHAYNPFFHAGSVDAFKSLRDKRDQY; from the coding sequence ATGCAAATTATACCTGTAAAAGCTTTAGCGGATAACTATATTTGGCTCATAGAACAGGCGAAAAAAGTGGTTATAGTTGACCCAGGTGAGGGCCAGCCAGTTTTAGATTTTTTAGCTGACCATCCTGATTTTAAACCGGTAGCTATTTTATTGACCCATAAGCATAGTGATCATGTAGACGGCGTGGAAATGCTTAAGGCTAACTACCCTGGCCTAGTGGTTTATGGCCCTGGGGAAACCAGTCATTTGAACAACCATACCCTAGCTGAAGGAGATCACTTTGAATTGGCGGACCTAGACTTTCAAGTCTATTTAACTGCCGGCCATACTGAAGGCCATATCTCTTACCTGCATGGTGATCATTTATTCTGTGGTGATGCGCTCTTTTTAGCCGGTTGTGGCCGTGTCTTCACTGGCGACTACCAGTCAGCCTATGAGGGTATCCAAAAACTTAAAAAACTGCCTGATAAAGTGAAGGTTTATGCGGGCCATGAATATTCACTCACCAATTTGAAATTTGCCAAGGATGTTGAGCCGGATAACATGGCGGTCGCTGGCAAAAGGGCTGAGCTTGAGCAAAAATTAAGCCAAGATAAGCCTAGCCTACCATCGACGATTGGTGAAGAGCATGCTTATAATCCTTTCTTCCATGCGGGCTCGGTTGACGCCTTTAAATCCTTACGCGATAAACGCGACCAATATTAA
- a CDS encoding RidA family protein, with product MKKAIHTDQAPQAVGPYSQAIQIGDVTYASGQLGLVPETGQLAEGLEEQTKQAFANIKAVLAAAGLAMDDIVKVTVLLADINDFEAVNTIYADQFSQPYPARSAFAVKDLPKGGLVEIEVIAVKSDN from the coding sequence ATGAAAAAAGCAATTCATACTGACCAGGCACCCCAAGCGGTAGGGCCATATTCGCAAGCGATTCAAATAGGTGATGTGACCTATGCCTCCGGCCAATTAGGTTTAGTGCCTGAAACTGGCCAGTTAGCCGAGGGCCTAGAAGAACAAACTAAACAAGCCTTTGCTAATATCAAGGCCGTTTTAGCAGCAGCAGGTTTAGCAATGGATGATATTGTAAAAGTAACTGTGCTTTTGGCTGATATTAATGACTTTGAGGCAGTTAATACGATTTACGCTGACCAGTTTAGCCAACCATATCCAGCCAGATCAGCCTTTGCTGTTAAGGATTTGCCCAAGGGCGGTTTAGTTGAAATTGAAGTCATTGCTGTTAAATCCGATAATTAA
- a CDS encoding cation:proton antiporter yields the protein MAQLSQRLGLPRIIGMLLAGILIGPYVANLIHPQLLAISGDLRSLALMIILIKAGLSLDVADLKKVGRPALLLSFLPASFEILAYCLLAPLIFNISWPDALVMGTVLGAVSPAVVVPRMVNLIDRGYGQDKAIPQMILAGASCDDVFVIVCFSSSLALAQGQGVNLSSFTSIPIAILTGILIGCLLGLGLARFFNRAYQKGDYIRNSSKLIIILALACLLMGLENLLANYFPMSGLLAVMTMSMAVAAKCPKQVRDRLASKFNKVWLAAEMLLFVLVGAAVDIRYTVLAGGLAILMIALALLIRLVGVYLSLLGTALTKRERLFTILAYLPKATVQAAIGSVPLAQGMASGQLILSVAVLAILVTAPLGAWAIDQTYQTWLLPPLVKK from the coding sequence ATGGCTCAATTGAGTCAGCGTCTAGGTCTGCCACGTATTATTGGTATGCTGCTAGCTGGCATTTTAATAGGCCCTTATGTCGCCAATCTGATTCATCCCCAGCTACTAGCTATTTCTGGTGACTTACGTAGTCTAGCCTTAATGATTATCTTAATCAAAGCTGGTTTATCACTAGATGTTGCTGATTTAAAAAAGGTTGGTCGTCCGGCCTTGCTGCTATCTTTTTTGCCAGCTAGTTTTGAGATCTTGGCCTATTGTCTGTTGGCTCCCTTGATTTTTAATATTTCTTGGCCTGATGCTTTGGTAATGGGAACCGTATTAGGGGCTGTCTCTCCGGCTGTGGTTGTCCCGCGAATGGTGAATTTAATAGACCGGGGCTATGGACAGGATAAGGCAATTCCACAGATGATTTTAGCAGGCGCATCCTGTGATGATGTTTTCGTTATCGTGTGCTTTTCCTCGTCACTAGCCCTGGCTCAAGGACAGGGGGTTAATTTATCTAGTTTTACCAGTATTCCCATAGCTATCTTGACTGGCATCTTAATTGGCTGCTTACTTGGTCTGGGCTTGGCTCGTTTCTTTAATCGGGCTTACCAAAAAGGAGACTATATCAGAAATTCTAGCAAATTGATTATTATTTTAGCGCTAGCCTGTCTCCTAATGGGACTTGAGAACTTACTAGCTAATTACTTCCCCATGTCCGGTTTGTTAGCGGTTATGACGATGTCAATGGCTGTGGCTGCTAAATGTCCAAAGCAAGTAAGAGACCGCTTAGCTAGCAAGTTTAATAAAGTCTGGCTAGCAGCTGAAATGCTTTTGTTTGTGTTAGTAGGTGCAGCAGTCGATATTCGCTACACGGTTTTGGCTGGTGGCCTAGCTATTCTTATGATTGCCTTGGCCCTTTTAATTCGATTAGTTGGCGTATATTTATCACTTTTAGGCACAGCCTTAACCAAGCGTGAGCGGTTATTTACAATACTAGCTTATCTACCTAAGGCAACTGTACAGGCAGCTATCGGTTCAGTGCCCCTGGCTCAAGGGATGGCAAGTGGCCAATTGATACTATCAGTGGCAGTATTAGCTATTCTAGTCACTGCACCACTGGGCGCCTGGGCTATTGATCAGACTTACCAGACCTGGTTGCTACCACCATTAGTAAAAAAATAG
- a CDS encoding ZinT/AdcA family metal-binding protein codes for MSLKKLLLMSLSSGLLLAACGQNNQKKDTDQANQSQTSQAHSQDHSQSGTKKHDHDHGHDHEVEISKDNVVAKEGDHYLVAHGDHYHEVAVDQVDGALQKELDQYLADHPNLKAEYEKKKEVYAGYFKDEEVADRTLADWQGEWQSVYPYLLDGTLDPVMEVKSLKSDGEKTAAEYKDYYKTGYQTDVKNIKIEGNLITFIKNDGSQVTGEYEPAGTEILAYEKGNRGVRPLFTKVGGDEDAYQSVQFSDHNIAPTEGVNHFHIYFSNDTHQELLKELDNWPTYYPAAWSGEQILEDQLNH; via the coding sequence ATGTCTTTAAAAAAATTATTGCTAATGAGTTTATCTAGTGGTTTGCTACTAGCTGCTTGTGGTCAAAACAACCAGAAGAAAGATACTGACCAGGCCAACCAATCCCAGACTAGCCAGGCTCATAGCCAGGATCATAGTCAGTCTGGGACTAAAAAGCACGACCACGATCATGGTCATGACCATGAGGTAGAAATATCTAAAGATAATGTTGTCGCTAAGGAGGGCGACCATTATTTAGTTGCTCATGGTGACCACTACCATGAAGTAGCAGTGGACCAAGTGGATGGGGCCTTGCAAAAGGAATTAGACCAATATTTAGCAGACCACCCTAATTTAAAAGCTGAATACGAGAAAAAGAAAGAAGTTTACGCAGGCTATTTTAAGGATGAAGAAGTGGCTGACCGAACCTTAGCTGATTGGCAGGGCGAATGGCAGTCAGTATATCCTTATTTGCTTGATGGTACGCTTGACCCAGTCATGGAGGTTAAATCCTTAAAATCAGATGGTGAGAAAACAGCAGCAGAATACAAGGATTACTATAAGACAGGCTATCAAACTGACGTCAAAAATATCAAAATTGAGGGTAATCTAATCACCTTTATTAAAAACGATGGCAGTCAAGTTACTGGCGAGTATGAGCCAGCCGGCACGGAAATTCTAGCATATGAGAAGGGAAATCGGGGTGTGCGCCCCCTCTTCACCAAAGTTGGTGGAGATGAAGATGCTTATCAATCGGTCCAATTTTCTGACCATAATATTGCGCCAACTGAGGGCGTAAACCACTTCCATATCTACTTCTCTAATGACACGCATCAAGAGCTGTTAAAAGAATTAGATAATTGGCCAACCTACTATCCAGCTGCTTGGTCAGGAGAGCAGATTCTAGAAGACCAATTAAACCACTAG